The proteins below come from a single bacterium genomic window:
- a CDS encoding NAD(P)-dependent oxidoreductase: protein MEPRVLVTGGAGYLGSVLCEHLLDAGYYVTALDNLTHHQRSLFHLCASPAFAFEFGDARDEGLVLRLLTKADVVIPLAAVVGAPACDRDPWLARALNVDAVCLLNRLRSPNQLVVFPTTNSGYGMKPGAAYCTEDTPLEPVSLYGQTKAQAETELLGSPNTISLRLATVFGMSPRMRVDLLVNHFVYAAVKDGYLVIFEKDFRRNFVHIRDVADCMIHAIRHADAMAGRCYNVGLDSANLTKEQLALKVKEQVPDFRIEFASVGRDPDRRDYIVSNQRLREAGFEARRSLEEGIAELRKGYRMLARGPFENV, encoded by the coding sequence ATGGAGCCACGGGTGCTCGTGACCGGCGGCGCGGGGTATCTGGGGTCTGTGCTCTGCGAGCATCTCCTCGACGCCGGGTACTACGTGACGGCGCTCGACAACTTGACGCATCATCAGCGGTCGCTGTTCCACCTGTGCGCGAGCCCGGCATTCGCGTTCGAATTCGGCGACGCAAGAGACGAAGGTCTCGTCCTCCGCCTGCTGACGAAGGCGGACGTGGTCATTCCCCTGGCGGCCGTGGTCGGAGCGCCAGCGTGTGACCGAGATCCCTGGCTCGCCCGCGCGCTCAACGTGGACGCGGTGTGCCTGCTCAATCGACTCCGCAGCCCGAACCAGCTCGTCGTGTTCCCGACGACCAACAGCGGCTACGGAATGAAACCCGGCGCGGCATACTGCACCGAGGATACCCCGCTTGAGCCGGTCTCGCTGTACGGTCAGACCAAGGCGCAGGCCGAGACCGAGTTGTTGGGTTCACCGAATACGATCTCCCTGCGGCTGGCCACGGTGTTCGGCATGTCGCCGCGGATGCGCGTCGATCTCCTCGTCAATCATTTCGTCTACGCGGCCGTGAAGGATGGATATTTGGTGATTTTTGAGAAGGACTTTCGCCGCAACTTCGTCCACATTCGCGACGTGGCCGACTGCATGATTCACGCAATCAGGCACGCGGACGCGATGGCGGGCCGGTGCTATAACGTCGGCTTGGACTCGGCAAACTTGACCAAAGAGCAGCTGGCACTCAAGGTGAAGGAGCAAGTGCCCGACTTCCGCATCGAGTTTGCGTCGGTGGGCCGTGATCCCGATCGGCGCGACTACATCGTCTCCAACCAGCGTCTCCGCGAGGCCGGATTTGAAGCGCGGCGCTCACTGGAAGAGGGGATCGCGGAGTTGCGAAAAGGGTATCGGATGCTGGCGCGGGGTCCGTTCGAGAATGTGTGA
- a CDS encoding SIS domain-containing protein — MGVDRSERVRAHLAESAELKREVAAGLTAAIVSAADLIAATFRAGGKVLLCGNGGSAADCQHLAAEFVNRLTADFPRPGLPAAALTTDSSVLTAVANDTGLDEVFARQVQAFGKPGDVLIAISTSGESSNIVRAVEAAHAAGMQTIALTGRRGRLARMATVGVAVPSDRVQYIQEAHLAIEHIVCDLVERALFGNGETAEGD; from the coding sequence GTGGGCGTTGACCGGTCGGAGCGGGTGCGCGCGCATCTCGCGGAGAGCGCGGAGCTGAAACGCGAGGTCGCGGCGGGCCTGACGGCTGCCATCGTGTCGGCGGCCGACCTAATCGCGGCGACGTTCCGGGCGGGTGGAAAAGTATTGCTGTGCGGAAACGGCGGGAGCGCCGCCGACTGTCAGCATCTCGCGGCGGAGTTCGTCAACCGCCTCACCGCGGACTTCCCCCGGCCCGGCCTGCCGGCCGCCGCCCTCACGACGGACTCGTCCGTGCTCACGGCGGTGGCCAACGACACCGGCCTCGACGAGGTGTTCGCGCGGCAGGTGCAGGCGTTTGGAAAGCCGGGCGACGTCTTGATCGCGATCAGCACCAGCGGCGAATCGTCGAACATCGTCAGGGCCGTCGAGGCCGCCCATGCCGCGGGTATGCAAACTATCGCACTGACCGGACGGCGGGGCCGCCTCGCCCGGATGGCCACGGTCGGCGTCGCCGTTCCGAGCGACCGGGTACAGTACATTCAAGAAGCTCATCTCGCGATCGAGCACATCGTGTGCGACCTGGTGGAGCGCGCGCTCTTCGGCAACGGGGAGACGGCGGAGGGCGACTGA